The following are from one region of the Coffea eugenioides isolate CCC68of chromosome 2, Ceug_1.0, whole genome shotgun sequence genome:
- the LOC113762950 gene encoding UPF0496 protein At3g49070 isoform X2: MPIRICRGIKQLFTRTGNGMEGPNVSELDLREEYANAFRTESYNEFWERVLALGKGNSVAHSTLGSTTASRLPSYRLFVDHLLDPDQPTVTRILDLTRTHDPQSQALLSDYFFETANASFLCSHLLRDVDQTRIKYKSLKKTLDTLPIVQISPIIPLSVSSDRLLEFLKSDNPFVPSASSPDRIQMVQTHCSDLLKRLESSRDKARVKLDLIAKLERGSAVFLVVLTASLTIIAAAHALALLVAAPCLIATSLELVSAKKLARGSAQLDAAAKGTYIVMRDLDTISRLVGRLSDELDHMHSVVRFSLERGDDRLQASGEVARQLKLNGMTSFTDQLDELEEHLYLCFMTINRARNLVLKEILDPDHASVSNSAPVSNLLPRLNNSL, from the coding sequence GGAATGGAATGGAAGGCCCGAACGTTTCGGAGTTGGATCTCCGGGAGGAATACGCCAATGCTTTCCGGACCGAGTCATACAATGAATTTTGGGAACGGGTCCTTGCACTGGGCAAAGGAAACTCTGTGGCCCATTCAACCTTGGGGTCCACCACGGCTTCTCGACTCCCATCCTACCGGCTCTTCGTCGACCATCTCCTGGATCCTGATCAACCCACTGTCACCCGGATTCTAGACTTGACCCGTACCCACGACCCACAAAGCCAAGCTCTTCTCTCCGATTACTTCTTCGAGACGGCTAATGCTTCCTTCTTGTGCAGTCATTTGCTCAGAGACGTGGATCAAACACGTATCAAATACAAATCCTTGAAAAAAACACTCGATACCCTTCCAATTGTTCAAATCTCACCTATTATTCCTTTATCCGTGTCATCCGACCGACTACTGGAATTCTTAAAATCGGATAATCCATTCGTACCATCCGCTTCGTCTCCCGATCGAATTCAGATGGTTCAAACCCATTGTTCCGACTTACTGAAACGGCTCGAGTCGAGTCGTGACAAggctcgagtcaaactcgaTCTAATTGCCAAACTCGAACGCGGCTCCGCGGTGTTTCTCGTGGTTCTAACGGCTTCACTGACCATAATTGCTGCAGCGCATGCTTTGGCTTTGCTGGTGGCCGCCCCGTGCTTGATAGCAACTTCGCTGGAGCTGGTTTCGGCAAAGAAGCTGGCTAGAGGGTCGGCTCAGCTGGATGCGGCCGCAAAGGGGACTTACATAGTGATGAGGGACTTGGACACGATAAGTCGGCTGGTGGGTCGGCTAAGTGATGAGCTGGATCACATGCATTCTGTAGTCCGGTTCTCGCTGGAAAGAGGAGACGATCGGCTTCAAGCCAGTGGGGAAGTGGCGCGCCAGCTGAAATTGAATGGCATGACCAGCTTTACCGATCAGCTCGACGAGTTAGAGGAGCATTTGTACTTGTGTTTCATGACCATTAATAGAGCCAGAAACCTGGTGTTGAAAGAAATTCTGGATCCAGACCACGCCTCCGTCTCCAATTCCGCCCCCGTCTCCAATTTATTGCCTAGACTAAATAATTcactttaa
- the LOC113762950 gene encoding UPF0496 protein At3g49070 isoform X1 gives MLFAGNIKNRDPQSRMPIRICRGIKQLFTRTGNGMEGPNVSELDLREEYANAFRTESYNEFWERVLALGKGNSVAHSTLGSTTASRLPSYRLFVDHLLDPDQPTVTRILDLTRTHDPQSQALLSDYFFETANASFLCSHLLRDVDQTRIKYKSLKKTLDTLPIVQISPIIPLSVSSDRLLEFLKSDNPFVPSASSPDRIQMVQTHCSDLLKRLESSRDKARVKLDLIAKLERGSAVFLVVLTASLTIIAAAHALALLVAAPCLIATSLELVSAKKLARGSAQLDAAAKGTYIVMRDLDTISRLVGRLSDELDHMHSVVRFSLERGDDRLQASGEVARQLKLNGMTSFTDQLDELEEHLYLCFMTINRARNLVLKEILDPDHASVSNSAPVSNLLPRLNNSL, from the coding sequence GGAATGGAATGGAAGGCCCGAACGTTTCGGAGTTGGATCTCCGGGAGGAATACGCCAATGCTTTCCGGACCGAGTCATACAATGAATTTTGGGAACGGGTCCTTGCACTGGGCAAAGGAAACTCTGTGGCCCATTCAACCTTGGGGTCCACCACGGCTTCTCGACTCCCATCCTACCGGCTCTTCGTCGACCATCTCCTGGATCCTGATCAACCCACTGTCACCCGGATTCTAGACTTGACCCGTACCCACGACCCACAAAGCCAAGCTCTTCTCTCCGATTACTTCTTCGAGACGGCTAATGCTTCCTTCTTGTGCAGTCATTTGCTCAGAGACGTGGATCAAACACGTATCAAATACAAATCCTTGAAAAAAACACTCGATACCCTTCCAATTGTTCAAATCTCACCTATTATTCCTTTATCCGTGTCATCCGACCGACTACTGGAATTCTTAAAATCGGATAATCCATTCGTACCATCCGCTTCGTCTCCCGATCGAATTCAGATGGTTCAAACCCATTGTTCCGACTTACTGAAACGGCTCGAGTCGAGTCGTGACAAggctcgagtcaaactcgaTCTAATTGCCAAACTCGAACGCGGCTCCGCGGTGTTTCTCGTGGTTCTAACGGCTTCACTGACCATAATTGCTGCAGCGCATGCTTTGGCTTTGCTGGTGGCCGCCCCGTGCTTGATAGCAACTTCGCTGGAGCTGGTTTCGGCAAAGAAGCTGGCTAGAGGGTCGGCTCAGCTGGATGCGGCCGCAAAGGGGACTTACATAGTGATGAGGGACTTGGACACGATAAGTCGGCTGGTGGGTCGGCTAAGTGATGAGCTGGATCACATGCATTCTGTAGTCCGGTTCTCGCTGGAAAGAGGAGACGATCGGCTTCAAGCCAGTGGGGAAGTGGCGCGCCAGCTGAAATTGAATGGCATGACCAGCTTTACCGATCAGCTCGACGAGTTAGAGGAGCATTTGTACTTGTGTTTCATGACCATTAATAGAGCCAGAAACCTGGTGTTGAAAGAAATTCTGGATCCAGACCACGCCTCCGTCTCCAATTCCGCCCCCGTCTCCAATTTATTGCCTAGACTAAATAATTcactttaa